The Pieris rapae chromosome 8, ilPieRapa1.1, whole genome shotgun sequence genomic interval AAGAGTCTTTCATTACTTGATACTGATTTCTCTATAGATTTCGAGTAAttgaattgatttaaattacgaGACCTGTATCTTGGAAAGACCGAGAatgattattgttaaaatctatttgcaaataaaattataattttatttgttagtataGATTTAGTAGTAGAtttctgaaaattttaatacttactagtttgtattaacaattatattattaattgcacAAAAAAATTCTACAGGCGTGCATTGAACACGCGGTTTCAGGGTccttattacataatttgtgATATAAAATCATGTTATCTACTACCGATCTACAAACATATTTGATTGACTAAGACATATATTAACAGCATCAACAAGCATACAAAGGCATATAGAGGTACTGCGAACGTACTGTAAGACGTGTCATGAttgtaaaaaatctataagGTTGTCAGATTTCTAATAAATGAATCCGTTCCTGGGGACGCATCTGAGACCGATCTGACAGACAGACTGAACAGATTAAATCGGCCACCAGATTCAATGGCACAAATGGAAAAAGATCGGTTACACTGTTACCCAACTAAATCCCCAAACTACAAGGAACTAGACTAGACGTTTTTAAACCTATAGGATTATAGCAGCGGTCTCCTTTTAGGGGCCCAAGAGGCTAGAATAATAAGtcagtatttgtttatatgttaCAGAAAGTAAGTCAAAAGTAAAAGATAGTAAGTAATCTAAGtccttcagatttctgtatgtttcgtaatcttttgttttgttctaaTGACGTaaaaaggcaagtaggtctAAGGGATGCCGGTAACGTCATACGAATGTTACATCTAAGGTCATAGGATTCGAATctatgacctcagggataagTGTTGTATACTGAAGCCTCTAAGCCAACACTGTcataaagacaaaatttatttaattatacatttcgtAGGGACTTTTTGAAAGTATTTGGGGGTTTCGCTCATACATCTTGAAGAATATCTTGGTCTGACAAATACAGCAATCCATTTGTAAGAAGGCCAAACATTATCACATAATGTAGGTGACTCGTAGCTAGTCGCATAAAAATGATcgctaaattaaatattaaaaaaaaacacatacaaaagttattcatatattttaataggaaataataataatcatttaaactataatttcattaaactaTCACAGGAAGTTCTGAGCTgacacatattatatataatttaaattaatatattaaaataaaccgaCCAAGGTATAAAGTTTATTctaaaagctttttttttaaatttaaacattgtaaTGATGCATGGTTATCGTGAAATGAAATTGAAACACGCATTTAaatccttataataatttaaatctatataaattaaactgtatttgttattaaaatgtttaatacttcatattacaattattagaGTAATCGTTACAATGAcgttagatttaatttattttatttttatttaataattatattaaaattaaaaaaaaatgaaatttgatcagaatcaaaaaataattttaaataatcactTATAACTCTCTGCTAATACTATGCGAGATTATTTAGTACAATTAGAAGAGCCATTTGTGGGAgaacaaaaaatagtaaattttattcacaagaaaaatatttgaatatttattatgtgagTTTATGATTTGTCTATATCGAGGACTGTACTAGAAACCAGATACTTCAAAGTCTTCATGAAatgtactatttaaaaatacgtttatacaCAGATAAtaactacatatattacaatactAGGAACAatactatacatttttttacttaactaAATGCCTTTTTTAAGTTTCACGAATTCTATTCGCAGTCTTTGGCCTACGATATATTATGTCTACcaaccttaaatattaaatagtgtgatatttaagttaacgtgaatttatttattactttaggaTACATTCATTCTAAACGGACTAACAAGTGAATGAATTGTCTAacattgatttttgttttgacaaaATAATGCGCCTGATCAAGTTAAGAGAATAGGTTTATTTTCCGGCAAATACTAGGAAAGTTAAAATCAATGATACAGACATAGAAATGCGTTTGCCTATAAATAGGTGaagaaaaagatttataaataaatgagattcaagattttaatttacgcGGTTATCATgaattataatgtaaacaaattaagaatattaaaaaaaaataacagcaCTCTATGAGCGTAATTTAGTACCAAACAAACACTTCAATTGAATAGTTTTCATGTCAGACGATTGAGCTGTGATCATTAttgtatagatttttaaaacacgCTGCATAACTATGAAAGTTTCATAACGAGTTCTTGAGActgaaattacatttaataacttataattaccAGGTAACATGAACTACAACGCTTACTTCGCAAAAAGGTGAAGTTTCACCATCCATAAATTGTTTACAGTTCAGTGAATGCATCAACTCGAAGTTCTTCACTAATTACAAagatagtaattaaaaattcgatTCCGCATGTACGCCGATTGCATTACGCGGGTACGAGCGCCGACACGAAGGGAAGTATCATTGTTACACTGAGTAGAAGTAGACTGAGCTGGTTTGAGTTTCCGCTGTCCGTTAGACCGCACTCTTGTCCGCGATAATCCAGACAGAAGTTCTGCGAAAATAGAGCATGTTTGAGCCATAAAATAGCTatgtacttatgaacgtcaataattaaaaaaggaagACCTTAACCAGTTatcaaatcaagagcgtagagAGAACTGACaactttacataaaaattattattgaaaaaatacatgttgaTTTTGAAATCCCCTAAAATCTTTTTCAcgaatataattatgaatattaagtttaataaatatgttaacaaaaaaataatgataatataataacaaaaatatagtaaataatctgtaaaaaaatacaatttaatttaaggtgTATTTattgaagagaactataattccatatttttttaatataaaacgttttaatcGCAAATGCAAATTTATCATATTCCTCACTTTTGGGTGTCAATTGTCAACACAAAACAGACTAAAActcaatacataaatataaaaattacaattataataatgttactataaatattttagcagATGTAAATTTGCTAATGTTAATACCTTTATGATATTAGATGCCATTCTCTTGAGGAATGCGCTTGTGAACAAGGCAGCATCGTCTCCACACGACCTCTGAACCGTCCGCTCGGAACACTGGAGGTATTCTTGGAAAGAGCTGGAATGTGCAATTGGTTATGAATACACCGCAAATAATTTAGccttcatgttttatttttaacaggaTTTAtcgttgtttatttttaaaccgatgcagtaatgtaattaaaaaatttgggGTCAAGCAATGTTATTTAGACAATTTTTCGAGGTAGCTTTTTCGAACCACAGATAGTCTACACCGGATAAACCGACAAATCCAACGAGTTTGTAATACAACGGAATAGACAAGAATATTAAGAAGCACCGCAAGAGTACCCCGCGATATTTAATATGCATACATTTGCATATGGAATGAAATGAATTGGGAATCAAAGGCACtgattataagaaaaaaagcaacaaaagACTATGACTAAACAATAGGCAAAAAGTATCTTATTAAAATCCAAGGCATAATTAAGTTTCGAATATTACCCTTAAACTTTCGCATACTACATCTTAACTCTAGTATTTAGAAGGAAAGCCCTGGTCCAATACTTGACagtagaaattaaattatatagaactATCGAATTGAAAAACCGCTCTATTGTTgggataattatttatttatttatcctttattgccttatacaaaaacacacataacaaaaataaaaaataaaaaaaaacagtaacaaaagatataagatatgtCGAATACAAGCAAGCAGCAAAAGTAATTCCTGATAGAATGTttgaactatttaaatatgtcaGACTAAAATGCTAcgtgattttttaattgcgtaaattttttattcttaattctatttatttatcttttatactgaaagaatatttattcacTTTTCAATTAAAGGGTTTTAAAAGTTCGCAGTTCACACAGTTCGCACTGCAATTTTCAACggaaatagttttgtttttgtttatcgtTTCATTGTGTCGACGCACGGCCAGCGATGTATAAGTCCGGTGATATTGGCTGAATGACTTTATAGAAGCtagctttaaaatattcaaacattttttctcATCGAACGTGACTGAAAAATAGCAACGGACCGTTAATCGTTAAGTGGCTCCAAAATCTCGAGTATTCAATGAGAATACTAAATGTCGTTGAGAATTTTCTTCTCACCTATCATATCAGtagaaaaaacaattgatggtaagtgataccgtcgcccatgaaGACTCACGTTGGCAGAatgctcgcaagtgcgttgccggtcttttagaattggtacgcttttgtCTCGAAGGACCCTACGTCAAATTCCGTTCGGGattgggcagctggttccacatattgGTCagtaaaaactgccttaagaaCAGTTGTTGAACGACGATGACATTAGTAAAATTCTTACATAATTCTTAAAGTACGTAAAGAAGCGTATTAACGGAATGTGTAATACACGCAAGTGTGTCGCTAGTATCCGGTGATTTAATCATACTTAATAGACTGAAAAATTGCCCAAAGaggttatttatctattccAGGTCAACTAgggtttatacatttaattatttaaacaaataacaataatatttaataaaaaaggtaataTATGTAAGAGTTTGATTGTACAAAgttctttataattataaaatgatttttaaaaatattaataaatgactgtaaagaaattttaatgtaattatatacataacagagttaaattagaatttgttaaaatataaagtttgtgaatttattatcaaaattgtGGCAAGGTAAAGTTTCTAATGTCTAAGTAGTAATTAATTCTCTACGACTCGTTTTAGTAGCGATAAATTCCATTTCTTGACAGCTTTTGAAAACTTAGATTGAGTGATTACATTAAACGCGAAGAAACCTAAATTGTTCAAAAGGTCAAATATTTGAGCCACAATCAGAAGTTGCATGAACAACTAATTATTGTAATCATTATTTcacaatttgtaaattaattaagaaatcaaAAGAATGTCAGAACTTAGAGAACtttcatacaaattgaatatataaaattgtatgaaaattaaataaatcgattaattatttcagtttAGCAAAAGTCAAAGTGCTCTGGACCAATTATCGACGGCTAATATCTAATGATACTGTCCTTTTACGCATTAATGTAGTGCAGTGATTCCCAACGTGTTACGTCACACAGGGGGCATATTTAATCAGCTGAATATAACACAACGTGGACTTAAGACTGAAGCTAACCGAGTTGGAACCCAATATAAATATCTGTGCAACAAGGatctcataattttaatatagaaaacccttttgtaaaattatttgtaatttgaatatttttattttgttttgaatatcaCTACGACTAAacgaaataatacttaataaattcttcctaaaacctataatttaaatttcttaagtgaaaaattcaatttcttAGTTAATTACGTATGTTATTAGCGGGGGTGACAAGAATTTTGGGTAAGTGCGCATAAAGCTTAGGAAACACAGATATAGTGCGAAAGTATATGTGGGCAAGCTGATGTCGGTCAACTTTGggttataaaatatcattgcCCGCGCTTTTTTTTACGTAACCTACATAAGTATGAACtaaggtatttaataaaatatgtactgtGGTGTACTCCTTCAGGCACCAATGTGGTGGAACCACTTTTGGTGTTTTctgtacttttaattatatataactagctgacccggcgaacttcgTTCCACCTAACAGTCTAATAATATcgcatttactttatttacacttaattaaggatttcattgaattaataaaattaacacagAATTGCAAATACTggattgttttattacttgtCATTGCgaaaatagaattaataaaaaaagaatggcAGTTTACTCAATAGGCCTCTTCTCTCAAgatatacaaaattgtttgATGAAGTAACACTTCAATTCAACACGTCATTCACCTCAAGAtcggaatttcttgaactgACAAATGATGCGTAGTTTTATCAACGGATGCTGTTTGCAatggtaaaatttatttattattacataacttatccgattttattacttattctgctATTCGAAACGACGAGGTTAGACGAGACGATCTTGAGTGGTGTAactgtttaatatgtttagatgtatatattaagcaaaaataaagcaagaaaattaagcaataattacaaatatatcttaCCAGCACATAGTTCGAAGGTCTTCATGGCTTCCACTATCAGTCTCATACTGGTCTCTCTCCGGGTGGTTGCTGAGTGACGTCAAAGTCACCTCATAGTTCTTGCTACAAGTTTCATACTCCGGTCGAACCTTCTTCACACAATCAGCATGTCTCAGGTACTCATCCTGATATGTGCCTCGTGTACAAAGCTCTTGAACCACATCAGTTATCCCGGCGTACATCCGCCGAAACACGACTTGTTCGCTCTTCTCCATACAAACTTCCGTGTAGTTGTCTATACATTTGATACCCGCGCGAAGTTCtctataacaaatttatttcgaTGTAATACAACCTCATTAATATGAGACTATAGCTAGAATCAGTtgaatctttaattttaattattaatactgattttttaaaaggcaAAAATTGGTGATtacatacttattaattatcaacaaAACGGACGCATTCGTCCCAATACGAGATTTCAGATACAATATTGCCGTAATAcacaaattgtataaatgaCTTTCTTCATAAATGCTCTTATGCATCATTAACATCTAACAGTAATTTAACACGTTAAAGTTAACACGTAAAATACCCAAGGACACTTTTAAAGCCAGAGGgcccgcgagtgcgttaccggccttttaataaacgCTCTTTTGTTGAAGGATCCTAAGAAGAATTGGTTCCGAAACACTTGTGTGCAACAAGTGctcagctggttccacagcgGTGGTGCGCTGCAAAAACTCACAGTAGTGGAACGgcagacgtcgaggtgatacgagtggaatttcgtattgtGCCCCGACGgtcgatgatgaaactcagctgcaggtttAACCATGGTAAATCCGGTAATGTTGCACCACGAACGCTACCAACTAATTATAATGGGTTAAATCCAGGGTAAACGGCGTGTGGGTCGAAGGAAGAAGTCAAGGCTTCGCAACGTTAGGGAGTGGACGGGTATTACAAATGCGGAggagttgctgcatctggcgcAGGACGAGACGCGTTTCAggaaactgacggccaacctacagtaatggagaggcacttgaagaagaagaaatccGGAAGAAGATGCAAAGTATTGTGGGGTTACTACTCTACGCAACACCAAAAGATCAAtgtttcacaaaaaaattcgAACCGCTTTTCGTTGAAtacgcaaaaataataaatataacaaaaataatataaacaccTTCCAAGCTCATTAATTACGAGTacgaaaccaaaaaaaaataattaaaaacctttaatATTTCTGAAAACTATCTCCTCTAGAAAGTTTACACAATGATTCACTCGGCCAGTTAATTTTCACAGTCAAGAAAGGAATAAACTTTGAAACTGCATTAGTTAGTATGCGAAATTTATCTTACTTCAAAGTTTCCTGGTAACATTGAAAGGCTTTTTGTCAATAGTACTGAGTTCGTGGCGGAATAAAAAAGACTAATGAAAAAACTTAAGAATAGAATATTATAGTTCAGAAATACAGTGTgggtttatatatatgtatgtgtagtATGTGTAGGCCGGCAACGACCTTCGAGGCCTCTGTTAATATGcttatatcacttaacatcaaaataaaaaaacacttgccccgttacatataaaaataacatacagCAATACTTGCTCAATCATATTTCTCTCAAGTCTCAACGgttagtacataaaaaaatataatattatttaataggacTCGCAGATCTACGTTACAATAAGAAATCTACgatacaagaaaaaatatgtttttttaagttttaatgatttttttaattaaatctttgcttttaatctaatttattattctttattacttaagatggataatgaacatggtgtaatgattGCAGCTcataagaaaaaacttggcgattaaaaagagtggcggagagtttattgccagttcttctcttccgttataCGCCCTTAATtcgagaactggcagtaaatgtaaaagcattcaatgtatatttatgtttgacgttcataagtacatTGTTGATGAATACATATACATGAATAGTTTTATCGATTTTGATTatgatttaacaataaaatcttaaatcgTACTTTTAGTTTTCTGaccgtataaaaaaataacaagggTTTTTCAAGATACGCGGTCAACTACAAGACATCACAGGGCAATGTTCACGGACTTTCACTTGAATTCTTGGATAAACAGTTTTCCGTTTCGAATAACTGCAGTCATCCAgtataaactcaaaataacttgaTTCGAATAGAtaaccaagtacacttatgaaagtcaacagaaaagatgt includes:
- the LOC110999034 gene encoding uncharacterized protein LOC110999034 isoform X2; amino-acid sequence: MALPVLSSPEISFALTREELDKSCIELRAGIKCIDNYTEVCMEKSEQVVFRRMYAGITDVVQELCTRGTYQDEYLRHADCVKKVRPEYETCSKNYEVTLTSLSNHPERDQYETDSGSHEDLRTMCCSFQEYLQCSERTVQRSCGDDAALFTSAFLKRMASNIIKNFCLDYRGQECGLTDSGNSNQLSLLLLSVTMILPFVSALVPA
- the LOC110999034 gene encoding uncharacterized protein LOC110999034 isoform X1 — protein: MTHKKVILFWMAAVLINKIDALKEHCNKQEDLLQRCSMALPVLSSPEISFALTREELDKSCIELRAGIKCIDNYTEVCMEKSEQVVFRRMYAGITDVVQELCTRGTYQDEYLRHADCVKKVRPEYETCSKNYEVTLTSLSNHPERDQYETDSGSHEDLRTMCCSFQEYLQCSERTVQRSCGDDAALFTSAFLKRMASNIIKNFCLDYRGQECGLTDSGNSNQLSLLLLSVTMILPFVSALVPA